Proteins encoded together in one Deltaproteobacteria bacterium window:
- a CDS encoding DnaJ domain-containing protein, translating to MPTKRDLFNACSVLFGTNVNVSVDFLKYLQASGLKEAYRKKAFETHPDRATLLAESSLSLEERFKEVNLAYEKLITFIESPRKYSLRDHTLRRTAEPHATGRKQRTHEAQTQRRSGNTGHQSSSRGLSENFWQGQLPGKKLLFGRFLYYRGIISMRSLIEAIVWQKRQRPMIGTIAVHWNWLAQNDIYTILARRKPGEKFCECALRCGYISPYQLDVLLWRQRMLQPRIGSFFVNRNIVTPREIEHNVAQLRAHNIKYWRT from the coding sequence GTGCCGACAAAAAGAGACCTGTTTAACGCCTGCTCTGTTTTATTCGGGACCAATGTTAACGTGTCCGTTGATTTCCTGAAATATCTCCAGGCATCCGGGCTGAAAGAAGCTTACCGTAAGAAGGCCTTTGAAACCCACCCTGACCGCGCCACACTGCTTGCCGAGTCTTCATTAAGCCTTGAGGAGCGCTTTAAAGAGGTCAATCTTGCTTACGAGAAGCTGATTACATTTATTGAATCCCCCCGGAAATACTCCCTGCGGGATCATACCTTACGAAGAACCGCAGAACCTCACGCAACCGGAAGAAAACAAAGAACACATGAAGCGCAGACTCAAAGAAGATCGGGAAATACAGGTCATCAAAGCAGCTCACGGGGATTGAGCGAAAATTTCTGGCAGGGACAACTGCCCGGAAAAAAACTCCTTTTCGGTCGGTTCCTCTACTACCGCGGCATCATTTCCATGAGAAGCCTGATCGAGGCCATTGTGTGGCAAAAAAGACAACGGCCAATGATTGGCACTATTGCCGTCCATTGGAACTGGCTGGCCCAGAATGATATCTATACCATTCTTGCCAGACGAAAACCCGGCGAGAAATTTTGTGAATGCGCCCTTCGCTGTGGCTACATCAGCCCCTATCAGCTCGACGTTCTACTCTGGAGACAGCGCATGCTGCAACCGCGAATAGGCAGCTTCTTCGTCAATCGCAATATTGTTACCCCCCGAGAAATAGAACATAACGTCGCGCAATTGCGAGCGCATAACATAAAGTATTGGCGCACTTGA
- the hemW gene encoding radical SAM family heme chaperone HemW, protein MKNSIHNSLPGLYIHIPFCRSKCPYCSFFSVTALMEKPGFLAALFREMDMYRDAFTRFDTVYIGGGTPSVLTVKEAEELLIRVRRCFSITEDAEITIEVNPADVDLRYLKSLNHLGINRLNIGVQSLDANILKFLGRRHSPGQGIAAIEAAREAGFINIGIDLVYAVPGQDMESWMNTLEAILSFDVEHLSCYQLSLETGTSLKSRHLAGEFAMPGEDAQLEFFLNTSGILESAGYIHYEVSNFAKSMALASRHNKKYWDQSPYLGLGPSAHSFRENQRWWNYASVERYIQDIEEGKPPVESSETLSPEQLCLEAFFLGLRTKKGIHMEDFLRKHTCHDWTEKKEILAKLEKEGLVEIVDGYLRPSRHGLAVADSLALI, encoded by the coding sequence ATGAAAAATTCGATTCATAATTCCCTGCCCGGCCTCTACATCCATATTCCGTTTTGCCGGAGCAAGTGTCCATACTGTAGTTTCTTCTCCGTCACCGCTCTTATGGAGAAGCCCGGCTTCCTCGCAGCACTGTTCCGGGAAATGGATATGTACCGGGATGCCTTCACCCGGTTCGACACCGTTTATATCGGCGGCGGAACGCCGTCGGTCCTCACAGTAAAAGAGGCGGAAGAACTGCTTATCCGGGTCCGTCGATGCTTCTCGATCACAGAGGATGCGGAAATCACCATAGAAGTCAATCCGGCCGATGTCGATCTCCGTTACCTGAAATCCCTGAATCATTTGGGGATCAACCGCCTGAATATCGGTGTCCAGTCTCTTGATGCAAATATCCTGAAATTCCTGGGGCGCAGGCATTCACCCGGGCAGGGTATAGCTGCCATTGAAGCGGCCAGGGAAGCCGGATTCATAAATATCGGCATTGACCTGGTCTATGCAGTACCCGGACAGGACATGGAATCCTGGATGAATACACTAGAGGCAATACTATCCTTCGATGTTGAGCATCTATCATGCTACCAGCTCAGCCTCGAGACCGGGACATCCCTGAAAAGCCGACACCTTGCAGGCGAATTCGCCATGCCGGGTGAGGACGCGCAGCTAGAGTTCTTCCTGAATACGTCCGGCATACTGGAGTCGGCCGGTTACATCCACTATGAAGTATCCAACTTCGCAAAAAGCATGGCGCTTGCATCAAGGCATAATAAAAAATACTGGGATCAGTCCCCGTACCTCGGCCTTGGTCCCTCCGCCCATTCCTTCCGGGAAAACCAACGGTGGTGGAATTATGCCTCCGTCGAGCGTTATATTCAGGACATTGAAGAGGGCAAACCGCCTGTCGAGTCATCGGAGACGCTGAGTCCGGAGCAATTGTGTCTTGAGGCATTTTTTCTCGGCCTTCGCACGAAGAAGGGAATCCATATGGAGGATTTTTTACGGAAACATACCTGTCATGATTGGACGGAAAAGAAGGAAATCCTGGCGAAATTAGAGAAAGAAGGGCTTGTAGAGATCGTGGACGGTTATCTGAGGCCCAGCCGCCATGGTCTTGCCGTGGCCGATAGTTTGGCCCTGATCTGA
- a CDS encoding RNA-binding protein translates to MNIYVGNLSYTVTEEDLRQAFGDFGQVASASIIKDQSSGQSKGFGFIEMPVIEEARAAISGMNEKEMKGRKLNVNEARPRSDERRGGGGGGGGKRPGGRPRY, encoded by the coding sequence ATGAACATCTACGTAGGCAATTTGTCTTACACCGTCACGGAAGAGGATTTGCGTCAGGCTTTTGGGGATTTTGGGCAGGTCGCGTCCGCGTCAATCATTAAGGATCAGTCAAGCGGTCAATCCAAGGGATTCGGATTTATTGAAATGCCCGTGATTGAGGAAGCCCGGGCGGCTATCAGCGGCATGAACGAGAAGGAGATGAAGGGACGGAAGTTGAATGTGAATGAGGCTCGTCCCCGTTCCGATGAGCGCCGCGGTGGTGGCGGTGGCGGCGGCGGAAAGCGACCTGGAGGCAGACCGCGTTACTAA
- a CDS encoding matrixin family metalloprotease — MKPAIKHPGTLGTSGASRLKLFFLLITLIILAVIFFRMPRPCQEPLSYRIGTVDDRFGLSRQEFTGLVGKAASIWGKPFSRELFRAEPKGMIEVNLIYDYRQEAADKLKNLSYSIENTKSSYDDLKLRFENLKSEYEQKKEALVSDFNAYNVRVGSFNAEVESTRQQRGAPEHVQRRLMMEKEELNSIRENLQTRQEEQKKIVDTINSMMVVINEIATNYNLDLVNYRDVGNKLGDEFYEGNYLSKGGKQTITIYKYDSGDRLVRVIAHEFGHALGLNHNDNTEAIMYRLIQSDSIGLTPADVTALKTRCGGS; from the coding sequence ATGAAACCGGCAATTAAACACCCAGGCACGTTGGGAACATCAGGGGCGTCTCGCTTGAAATTGTTTTTCCTTCTTATCACCCTGATTATCCTTGCCGTAATCTTTTTCCGGATGCCCCGCCCGTGCCAGGAGCCGCTGTCCTACCGCATAGGCACAGTAGATGACAGGTTTGGCCTGAGCCGCCAGGAATTTACGGGCTTGGTTGGCAAAGCCGCATCAATATGGGGTAAACCTTTTTCCCGCGAGCTTTTCCGTGCGGAGCCCAAAGGGATGATTGAGGTCAATCTCATCTACGACTATCGGCAGGAGGCGGCGGACAAGCTGAAGAATCTGAGCTACAGTATTGAAAACACAAAAAGTTCCTATGATGACCTGAAGCTCCGCTTTGAGAACTTGAAGTCGGAATACGAGCAGAAAAAAGAGGCGCTCGTGAGCGATTTTAACGCCTACAACGTACGGGTTGGTTCCTTTAACGCCGAAGTTGAATCAACGCGTCAACAAAGAGGGGCGCCTGAACATGTACAAAGAAGGCTTATGATGGAAAAAGAGGAATTGAACTCCATACGCGAAAATCTGCAAACTCGACAAGAAGAACAGAAAAAGATCGTGGATACCATCAACAGCATGATGGTTGTCATTAATGAAATTGCGACCAACTATAATCTTGACCTGGTTAATTACCGGGATGTGGGCAACAAACTGGGTGATGAATTCTACGAGGGGAACTATCTCAGCAAGGGCGGCAAGCAGACAATTACCATCTACAAGTATGACAGCGGCGACAGACTTGTGCGCGTGATCGCCCACGAATTTGGCCACGCTTTGGGACTGAACCACAACGATAATACCGAGGCAATTATGTACCGGTTGATCCAATCAGATTCAATCGGGCTTACCCCGGCTGATGTTACCGCACTCAAAACGCGGTGCGGCGGCAGTTGA
- a CDS encoding DEAD/DEAH box helicase: MNFKSFQLHPHIESGIEAFGYTEPTSIQIECIPPILQRQDVMGQAQTGTGKTAAFVLPILQRLMDGPRKCVRALIIAPTRELAEQIHEHVRLLGRRTKLKSVTIYGGVDKHPQIRKLREGAEIIVACPGRLIDLMDQGEIDLSHLEVLVLDEADRMFDMGFLPDIRTIIKRLPSQRQTLLFSATMPDDIRKLAQEVLHNPVTVQVGDNVPVSTVSHALYLVEPEHKTSLLMKILNRTDTESVLVFTRTKDRATRLAKQMKKSGFFVASLQGDLPQNKRQAALNGFRNGTYRVLVATDIAARGIDVSRISHVINYDMPDTVDAYTHRIGRTGRAAKTGDAFTFVTLKERAFVWTIEKVLGEKIERRTLGDFDYSVPPPAGNGGSEFPQHLARQQNSMNAPERSSVQMALASSPVMKTVSCLRNGSRSLSRKAPVFSSSRLKSRKTSSIR, encoded by the coding sequence ATGAATTTCAAATCGTTTCAACTACACCCCCATATCGAATCCGGTATCGAGGCTTTCGGCTATACAGAACCCACATCGATTCAAATTGAATGTATTCCCCCCATTCTCCAGAGACAGGACGTTATGGGACAGGCCCAGACCGGTACGGGGAAAACCGCCGCGTTTGTGCTCCCCATCCTGCAGCGTCTGATGGATGGTCCGCGGAAGTGCGTCCGGGCGCTTATCATCGCCCCGACACGGGAGCTGGCGGAGCAGATACACGAGCACGTGCGTTTGCTGGGCCGTCGGACAAAACTGAAGAGCGTCACAATTTATGGAGGCGTGGACAAGCATCCCCAAATAAGGAAACTCCGTGAAGGAGCCGAAATCATCGTGGCCTGCCCGGGACGCTTGATCGATCTCATGGACCAGGGTGAGATTGATTTGTCACACCTGGAAGTGCTCGTTCTGGACGAGGCGGACCGCATGTTCGACATGGGCTTTTTGCCGGACATCAGGACAATCATTAAGCGGTTGCCGTCTCAGCGTCAGACACTGCTGTTCTCTGCCACCATGCCCGATGACATCAGGAAACTGGCACAGGAAGTCCTGCACAATCCTGTAACCGTCCAGGTCGGCGACAATGTCCCGGTATCCACGGTTTCCCATGCCCTCTATCTCGTCGAACCGGAGCACAAAACGTCACTTTTAATGAAGATTCTGAATCGCACGGACACGGAATCAGTGCTTGTCTTCACTCGCACCAAGGACCGGGCCACCCGCCTTGCGAAGCAAATGAAAAAATCAGGTTTTTTCGTAGCGTCCCTGCAGGGGGATCTACCGCAGAACAAGCGGCAGGCGGCACTCAACGGTTTCCGTAATGGCACATACCGGGTACTGGTGGCAACCGACATCGCCGCCCGCGGTATCGATGTTTCGCGGATATCGCACGTGATCAATTATGACATGCCTGATACCGTTGATGCTTATACGCACCGCATCGGCCGCACAGGCCGTGCTGCAAAAACCGGGGACGCGTTTACTTTTGTTACACTCAAAGAACGAGCTTTTGTTTGGACCATCGAGAAGGTTTTAGGTGAGAAGATCGAAAGACGGACGCTGGGGGACTTCGATTACAGCGTGCCGCCTCCGGCAGGAAACGGCGGATCAGAATTCCCGCAACATCTTGCGAGGCAACAAAATTCAATGAATGCCCCGGAACGGTCTTCGGTGCAAATGGCTCTTGCTTCCTCACCGGTGATGAAAACTGTTTCATGCCTCCGGAACGGATCGAGATCTCTTTCCAGGAAAGCGCCTGTCTTTAGTTCGTCCCGATTAAAATCGCGAAAGACCAGCAGTATTCGCTAA